In Spirosoma pollinicola, the genomic window CCGCAGTTGGCGCACATCAATTCCCGCTAGGTAAATACTGTCGGCCGACGCGATGGTATACCGACAATCGCCCAGCGTTTTGGCCTGTGAAATCTGTTTATTAACACTACACTGGCTGAACAACAACGGTAGAGCCACGAATAGTAAAGCAAGGCTTTTTTTCATGTTTGATAAGTGAATCATTTATCTATAAACGTTCGACAGCGGGCAAAGGGTTTGGTTTAATTTCGTTTAATGAATACCATTTGTACGCGGTCGGCCTTAGCAACCTTTTTTCGGAAGTCGATCAGGTCTGCATACGCTGCTGCCGGAAAGCGTCCTCCATGCATGGTTATCTGACGAACATAGGTGATATGGTCACCTTTAATAGCTAGCTGAGCGGTATAACGGCCAAACGTTGATTCGATTATCTGTGGTTCTAGTTTATATTCTGGTTCATAGCCTTTTGGAAGTTGGTAGGTAATTGTATCACTATCGGCAAAATCATAATTAGCGCCTAACTCAATGGCAGTCCGGCGCGGTTGCGTAAGTGGAGCAACCGGCGACAAAGCAGACATAAGATTAAGCGGCAAAAACAGCCTTGTTCCACTCACTGTTGCCCAACGGCGGGCAGTCATATCCAGAGTTTCAACAACCACAGGCATGGGTTCGATCTGTTCCTTGTAACCGAATGACGTCAGTTCAAAAGCTGGAACATGAATACGTTTTAGCAGCCAGCTCCGCTGATCGTCGTGGTTTAGCCGATGAATTGCACTGGCGTAATCATCCTGTTGAAGGCCGCTATAAATTGTTCGGACATTGGCCGAGGCATCGCCCTGTTCGGTAAGGTTAACCACAATCTGCCGTTGCTGGCGGTTATCCGTTGGACTATATACAGGCGTTTTTATCAACCGACCTCCATCGGGCAAAACAAGAAGCACATGCCGATTGCCCGTAAAATCGCTCATATAACCCGCCGGACCATGCCCGCTTGTACATTCCAGAAAAAGGGTGTCACGCCCGTTGGGTACGCACAAAATGACGTGGTTAAACTGAAAACTCGGAAAATCGACCAATATATCAGGCTCCTTATCTCCGGCTCGCACCAATGCTGGATAGGCTGTAACGCCAACAGCTTTCAGCATCGCTTTGGCATAATTCGTCAGGGCTTTACAATCGCCGTATTTACTGTCGGCTACCTTATCGGCTTCAATCGTTTGCCAGCCACCAATGCCCAACTGCACACTGATGTAGCGTGTATTATCCTGTAAGTAGGCATACACTTTTCGTACTTTCCCGAGCGTGGTTGTTTCGTTTTTCGTTAAGTCCAAAACTCGTTGCCGTAGGTCCTCGGGAATACGGTCGCGGCCATCGTTCAGGCTGTGATAAAACCGGCTTACGTCTTTCCAGCTCGTTATCTGCCCTTTGTAATCCTGCACATCAAATGCGGCAGGAGCTGTGTAAACCAAGGGGAGTTGCTCTCTGGCTGGTGGCGATATTGGCTCAAACTCCAGGGCTGGCCTGTTATTTATTTTCCAGCTATACGTTTTTCCGCCGTCCGGCAACGAACTTGACACGCCCGGTGTAGGCAGGTTCATTTCTTTATAGCGTAAGGCCAGCGCAGGCGGCATATTTACGGTATATGCCGCCTGTTCTACAGCCAGATGCTCCTCGTCCTGCGGCACCCAGGTTGGGTAAAACATCAGGTTTCGCTCCGTTGTCTCCACCAGAAATTCAACCGTGTAGGGATAGCTGGGCTGTTTCGGAAAAGAAGCGACCTTCATGCGCTGATCATCGAAAAGATTATAGTCGCTATAGGTGCTGGAGTCATCTATATCGGCTTTTTTCAGCTTCTTGATCAACTTACCCGCGGCATCATAAAGGGCGCCCTCCAGGTTGGTCACTCTGGAGAGTTTATCATACCCAACCACCTTTTTGGCCTGGTCATCTCCTTGCTCATCCAGCACCGTAACAACGGTATGAACACTCAGGTTAGCCTCCCCTACCGATTTTACGGTAAAGATTGTTTCATGCCTGCGAACAACCGCATGGGCATTTTCTGTCAATGCCGACGATAGTACACCAGCCTGATATTCGGACTGCGCCCAAGTGCCTTGATTCGTTAGTAGAATCAGAAAAATAAGTTGTTTTATCATGTGCTTATTTCTTTTCGGCAACAGCGCCCCGTTTCAACACAACCTGCTCGGCATGTTTGGCCGCGATACGACTAAACAGTTCCCGCAATGGGCCATACTCCCCGGCTAAATAGCGTGTTTTACGAAGGATGATCCGGCTGACAACCTGAAGCTGGTTGCCATTCGTCACGG contains:
- a CDS encoding DUF3857 domain-containing transglutaminase family protein, with protein sequence MIKQLIFLILLTNQGTWAQSEYQAGVLSSALTENAHAVVRRHETIFTVKSVGEANLSVHTVVTVLDEQGDDQAKKVVGYDKLSRVTNLEGALYDAAGKLIKKLKKADIDDSSTYSDYNLFDDQRMKVASFPKQPSYPYTVEFLVETTERNLMFYPTWVPQDEEHLAVEQAAYTVNMPPALALRYKEMNLPTPGVSSSLPDGGKTYSWKINNRPALEFEPISPPAREQLPLVYTAPAAFDVQDYKGQITSWKDVSRFYHSLNDGRDRIPEDLRQRVLDLTKNETTTLGKVRKVYAYLQDNTRYISVQLGIGGWQTIEADKVADSKYGDCKALTNYAKAMLKAVGVTAYPALVRAGDKEPDILVDFPSFQFNHVILCVPNGRDTLFLECTSGHGPAGYMSDFTGNRHVLLVLPDGGRLIKTPVYSPTDNRQQRQIVVNLTEQGDASANVRTIYSGLQQDDYASAIHRLNHDDQRSWLLKRIHVPAFELTSFGYKEQIEPMPVVVETLDMTARRWATVSGTRLFLPLNLMSALSPVAPLTQPRRTAIELGANYDFADSDTITYQLPKGYEPEYKLEPQIIESTFGRYTAQLAIKGDHITYVRQITMHGGRFPAAAYADLIDFRKKVAKADRVQMVFIKRN